gttctggacttggggactgtaaaGAGACCTCTGGTGCAGGTTtttgaatattcacatgaaaattgGATGGAAACCAGGCTATTGGTAGTGACTGCAGCGTAACTAAATTAGTTATATTTTGGACTTCACCAAAACCCAACTCTTAAGATGGTGAATGTCTCTCCTCCAGGGTACAGGTACCATCCAGAAGGGAATGCCTCACAAGTGCTACCACGGCAAGACGGGCCGAGTCTACAACGTAACCCAACATGCTGTCGGCATCATTGTCAACAAGCAGGTCAAGTAAGTACGGCAATGTATGGTGGATTGGTCAGTATTGGTTTCCTTTCCAGCTTGGTCATGTTTTAGGTCTTTCATAAAGGAAACTGATGTGCCCTGCCGGTATCTTTGTAATGGAAGGTTACTGTTGCAGAAGTATGATTGCTGCCTATCTCAAAACCCCACCTTCACTTTGCCGCCCGGGCTGTCCTATGTCCTAAGTGGTCATTCACGTGGGGGACAGTATTTGTACTTCAGCATCCCGGCCAAGCATCTACCGTATGTTTGAACTTGGGTTGttgaaggagacacacacacaaaacatttgCAGGCCATGGCATAACACATTTCTTTCACCATTTGGAAGTGTTATGTTTTCTGATAAGTCAGGGTCTCAATTACGCTGCTTACATCCATCTTGTGACCAGTAGCCTTTTGTATGTTGTGCTGACCACATCCCTGATTTATTTCCAAGCTAAAaatgtctccccttctctctgtagaGGTAAGATCCTTGCCAAGAGGATCAACGTACGTATTGAGCACGTGAAGCACTCTAAGAGCAGGGACAGCTTCCTGCAGCGCGTCAAGGAGAACGAGAAGAGGAAAGTGGAGGCCAAGCAGAAGGGCACCTGGGTGGAGCTGAAACGGCAGGTATGGAGAGCACATTTACCTGGGCCCGTTGTCAGTAGTGTTTTAACctctggcccacccgacacgctagcgtcccaccttgccaacaataattgcaaatgcgctacgccaaatgctaatagcactcgttaaaactcaaacgttcattaaaactcacatgcagggtactcaattcaagc
The window above is part of the Oncorhynchus masou masou isolate Uvic2021 chromosome 30, UVic_Omas_1.1, whole genome shotgun sequence genome. Proteins encoded here:
- the LOC135522824 gene encoding large ribosomal subunit protein eL21, whose amino-acid sequence is MTNTRGKRRGTRYMFSRAFRKHGPIPLSTYMRIYRKGDIVDIKGTGTIQKGMPHKCYHGKTGRVYNVTQHAVGIIVNKQVKGKILAKRINVRIEHVKHSKSRDSFLQRVKENEKRKVEAKQKGTWVELKRQPTAPRDARFVSTKGNEPQLLEPIPYEFMA